The Cygnus olor isolate bCygOlo1 chromosome 2, bCygOlo1.pri.v2, whole genome shotgun sequence genome contains the following window.
CATAAATCTGCCCATGAAAAGGTGGCCATCAGGAATGTGTCTTGTGCCATTTGCATGTCCATTAGGTGCAGGATTTTcacaaatgctttcaaataCTAGAAGAAGAGTTTTAAGGTATAGATCTGAACTTTAGCGAGTTGGCAACTGTCGCAATAAGCAGATAATGTAGCAGAAGTAATTTATTGAGTGAGGAATTTTGCATACGTTTGTATTTGTCAGTTCCATTGGTGTCCTGTGTCATTTTAAGGAAAGCTCTTAAACTACAAACCATCCATATTTTGGTAAAGGTTAATAATAGAGGACACCTTCTCAGGTAAATACTTACCTGGATTTGTAACACAAATCTGACAGGACTCTGTATATGTATACTGTACTACACTAGAAAACTTGCTTTTCCTAGGTATTTCCtctgcaagaaaaagagaacaaccattgtggtttgtttttgtggttgcAGGCTGTGTAGATCTCCGGTGGTGTCAGAAGAAGATCCATGCCCTTTCGGTGCCCAAGGCTATTACCCAATTGCCAGTTCTGCTGCATAAATTTATTTGGAAGCTCATAGCTCCCGAAGTGATAAATGTAGAAATTACATCTCCGTCCTTgaaactgcagcagcaccttCCAGAGCAGAGGTGTAACACGAGCTACAGTTACAGCATTGTTAGTGCCACCCCAGAGATGGACTTGAACGTTGGTATATTCTGTCCTGGTGGAGCCATTGAAAAGATTCAGCTGAGGAACAATATCACCATATCCTTGAAAACATTTGGTAAAGGTTTTTTCAATGATTCTAATCATCAGGatctgaaaatgtcttttgtgCCACATATTAAAGGTAAATTATTGTTTTGTACATCTTTACCCATTGTTAGATATTTCAGGACATTTATTAGAACACATTAATATGTAGAAATGATAGTTCAAATCTTTAGAGTCTAGACCTGGAGCTACTGCTCGGACCAGTCTTTATCTGAATCAGTGAGGTGGTTTATTgctgaaagaagggaagagctTTGTGATCCAGATGGTTGGTAGACAGTTGTGGGAAATTCTGCAGATGTATCCGTGAGAATTGTGAATACTGATATAGAAGAGATGATAGCTGAGTTGTATTGCTGGTACTGAGACGTAATTTAACAGTAGAAATTTGCTGGTCACGGGTATAAGTGATACTTTTTTCTTATAGAGAAGAGAGCCTAGACAATTTTACATGctgaaacagaaagcttttttaaaaaaaaagaaggttttgAAACTAAATAAGTTTTCATTCctgtatttgtttgctttactaCAGATGAGTGTACTTTCACTGTGAGCCCAGATCCAAAAGCTAAAATTTACTTGCAGAGTCCCAACTCACCTTATGGTCTACCTCCTTATGTCTCCATATCCTGGTATGTCATTGTGCCCAGCAAGCAAGTAGCCCACCTGGGGTTCTCCAAGGACCGCATGGGCATTGCCTGCGAGACGGGGCGTGCCTACGTCAACATAAAGGAACAGACACCCGGGGCAGAGGAAACCGTGCGCCGCGAGGATGAGCTCCTGCCTGAGCCCCGAAATATGCACCACAACTTCTGGGTAAACGTCTCCAACTGTAAACCTGTAGACAAGATGCAACTGACCTTGCAGTTCTGGGTGACCTTGGCTGAAAAACAGATAGGTGAGTTCTGGAAGTTTGTTGTGGCTTGCTTTACGCTTGTTTAGTTTCTTTCCATTGGGGGAGCAATAATGCACACTGCTCTGCGTGCCTTGGGTTTTATGAGATccctgctttctgaaatgtctgtCCCATCAAAACCCTTTGGAAGTTACAATGGAGTACTTTTAGGGACTGGGGAGAAAGGATGGTTTTTAATGCGGTGGAGGTTTGACTTTTATAGCTGAGGGGGACTGAGACTCGGTGgttggtggtttggtttttatttgcttgtttctttttttttctttcatttaatataGCTTTTTGAATGAGAGATCACAGCCAGAAGGTATAGAAAGATCAAGTGatgttttttccctcccaacGTCACAGACCTGGTGAACAGCTTAGAATTTGATTATGCAACCTTATTCATCTAAGTAGTCTTTACTTAGTGTTGGCAGTTCAGTTACTCTGTTTTCACATGAATAAGAAATAATCCTTGGGGCGGGTCTCCCTGTTCAGTGGAGAGTGCCCTGACTGCTAACAGCAAAATCTGCgttcttgttaaatttcatctCTCTGAAACGTATCATTAAAAAACAGGAAGGCATTTTTGGGGTAGGCTTTGCTCAGATGCATGTAAGTTTGCTTCATGTTTGCACTTCTGCATCATCTGTGAAGTATTGGCTACACAAGCTAGGCCAGAAACTGTatcaaatgacttttttttctttttttttgtaatgtatacttcttttaaaacataaagcatttttctttgctcacACATGGACTTTCCTGATCAATTTTATGACTTTGAAAACCCCAAGTCAATATAACTCTTGTATTTTGGGGAAAGGATTGTATTGAGGGGAAGTTGGTGAAAGTAACTATTTCCTTTGGAGAGAGATAGGCAAGTATtcatactttcttctctttcctgcatGCTGAGCCAGAAGTTTGAGAGGTTGCAGGTAAGTTTAATAGCACATGAGCTGCATTGAATTCTTGCACCAAGGGCTAACAGGCTGGCAGAGGGagggttggttgtttttgtggCTGTGGTCCATTGCTAGCAGCAGGAGTTTGTTGTTGCTTGGCCGCCAAGCTCTTGGATTTTGCTTGTGTTATCTGTAGGCACGCGCATCTCCTTCTCTGCATGCAACTGATACACATAGAAAACTGTTGAGGAGGTTCAAACCCAACCAGCTTTTAGGAGAAAGCTCAGTGTCCTTGTACCTTGTCTGTTTGCAGATCTAGCAGTGATACttgctgtgctggctggggctggagtTCTTGCAGCTATTGGACTCACTGTGTGCTGTGTTAAGAAGAAGTAAGTTCATAATTCAGCATGTGTGTAGTTTCAGGTTTAAGAAGGTGTTGTGGGAGAGCATCTGGGCCCACTATTTCATGTTGTTGGCACGGATCCCTCAAACAAAGGTCTGAAGCATGATATAAGCAATGTATTTGGTGTTGGAGTGGTGCAACTCCAAGAATGCTGCTTTATTCTAAACCAATTTTCTTAGAGTAGAGCAGTGTTCCTGGGGTCACAGTACTTCAGTCCCAGTGTGTTGTCTGGTTTTGCCTTGAAACAAGCCTCTGGCTGTACTGGAAGTGAGGTATCAGTTGGACTTCATCAGTGATTAACGTGAAAGGAAATCACAATGAATGTGGTTGCTCAGTATGTGACTGTAGACAAGACTTTGTTAAAACAAGCTGTAAGCTCACTCAGGTATCTTAAGACCTATCTTTCATCTACACAACCTCCAGCAATTTCTTCTGGAGTTTATGCATCAAGCCGGAGAAATTTTTTATGAGATGAGCCCTTGGGGAGAAAACTCGATTGTGCAAAGCCAACACACACAGCTTTATTCATGCAAGCACAGTCTGAAGCCATCaatagttttgtttctgataCTCGTGCTCAGTGCTGGCACACAGGTAGTTTGGTCATGAATCTGTAAAGCTGGAATGAATTTGTGCAATATGATGATTAGAGCAGTTATGGGCACAATTCTCTGTCTCACAGGAAAGGCTTTAAGAATACAGGCTTAAAAACCCTtcagtttttcagcatttgGACTTTCTGCCTTCAGAATAGTCGCACCAAAACCAGGAAAAGTTCATTTGACTTTCGTAGTGGATCTGCTGTTTTACTCATCTTCAGCAGCACTCAGCCTTGTTTTGTGGGGGTCTGATGGTCTTTAGGTCCTATTAATGCCTGTGGAAGTTGAGAGGTTCAGTACGCTGCATAATTGGGATGTTCCAATTGTACTTGGAATGCTGCTGGAATCAATCTTGCAAACTTCAGGGTCAGCAGAACAGCAACAGATAACTAAATAGCTTAAAgttcctttctgctctgttaAAAAATCATGTCCAGactcaaagttatttttcccaAGATCGCTAGTATAGCCTTCAATCCAGTTAGACTGTCTGACACTGCAGCTGGGGTGGGCAAACAGCTGTCATTACTGAGTTCAAATGCACCAAGCCGTGTATTGTTTCTGACCTGCTATCAACTTCAACTCTgtaacaggaagaagaaaagccagaaTCCCATGGTGGGAGTTTACAATGCTAATGTCAATACCCAGATGCCTGGAAAACAACGCCTATTcaaaaaagataggaaaaacaATGATTCTCACGTCTATGCAGTTATTGATGATGCTATGGTCTATGGGCACTTGCTGAAAGAATCCAATGGCTCAGTCGCTCCAGAAGTTGATGTGTACCGGCCTTTTGATGGGCCCATGGGTAGCTTGCCACCTTCTCCACCTCCgttctctttcagaaaagacatTAAACGCTCTCCTAGCACAGAGGAACCTCCACCTCTGGCAGAAACAGACCATGACTCTTACACATTTGCTCATCAGAAATCAGGGGAATTGGAGGACAATGGGGATAATACAAATGAGAAGAATAATGGAGATACAAGCACGCCCTTCCTGGAGGATAAGGAACAGGAGGGTTTAGAGGAGTAATTTTATGCCAGGCCTGGCAGTTTCCTGTGGAAATACAGATACCCTGTAAGGACAAGgttctagaggaaaaaaaaaacaaacaaaaaaaaggaaacagaagaggagtgttatttttaaatgtgttttgataCCGTTTTggccttgtttgtttttttaacttcagctaTTGATAGCTTCCAGTTTTAGAGTGAATGTCTAGTGAACTCAAACAGTGGAGCACTCCGGGAATGTGTACGCATCTGGTTGTGGAAATAGATGGCAAAGGTATGCTCctgctttttattataaaactcTCAGGAGAAGGAATTCATAACAGTACCAGCTTAAAACTGTGGCAGCTAATAGAGTGAAGAGAGTCTTCTGTCCAGTACTTCCTCCTTTCTCACGAGTCCTTTGTCCTGAGTGTTTGCTGGTGACTTTTTGAAGACATAAGCCATGTCATGTGCTCAGGGCAGCTCCAAATTGCACGCATGTGCGTTcattttcctaatgtctaaGCAAAGGAGGGGGCAGACTGTCATTTCCAAAGCTTGCAGCTTGAAAATTCATTGTATTTAATGTAGTCATTGTTATGGAAGTGTACTGAAAGACAATGTATGCAGTCTGGAAGAGCTCCGTGCATGTAAATCAGTGTGAATACTTGAGCTTGGGCTCATCTGGCTCAGAAGTAAAGTTATGGgtttttctctgattttcaaCTGATGTTATAATATTTCAATAGCACTGTGTGACGCTATAccaaagaatgttttttctctatgcttttttttaaaaaaaaaaaaaagttttaaaattctaaaaacAATTTGCACTTTGGTTCAGATGCCTGTAGCATTCACATCTTGCTAGTGTCTTGACATTGTGGTCCAAGTAAGAGTAAGGATTTGATGAAGAAATGACAATGCTGTCATTCAGCTGTTTACTAATGCGTTTCACTTCAACTGTTAGAAATGCTTGGTTATTTAATAAGGATAAGAAGCgggttaaagaaaaatagattacatttcagagaaactgCCTGCTGGAAACAAAGTGTATGAGTGAATCCATTATAAAGGCCcactttttgtgttttttggtcATCAGTCTGAATTTAACAACTGTCTTGAAATGATGGTGGAGATAACTCTTGATTTCTAGTGGGACTTATACTTCAGTCATGTAGCTGCCGTTGAAAACCACCTCTTGCAATTAAGGTAAATAATAGCTTCCATTTCTGTGTGCTGTACTTAGCATGTCCCTCAGCTTCTGTGCCTTTTACAACTTGAGGGTCACATCTTCATGCAGAGGACCACAGGTATATGACTTAAGGTGGCTTTTATATACAAACATCTGGCTTGTCTAGGTGCGCAGTTACTTAGGATGTTTGCAATTTTGCGAGCAGCACAAGACTCAGCGACTTGAGATTTCTCTCCAAATGTTTTACTGTGACTGTTTCTTTCCTAATGATGCACAGAGGTACCATATACCAGAGGTGTTGCATGCAATAACATTAAATGTATAATAACATCGAAGATGAAAATGTCTTCACTAGAAACCCTACTGTTtacatcaaaagaaatgtggaTTTCTTCCTGTGTTGTCAATTTGCAATGCCAGCACAGTTTATGGTCAAGTTTGTATATTTAACAATTTATACCATTATACTGCCTGGACTAGTGTGAGATTAAGTATAATGTcttatttgtttcagttttctgtagCATGTCGAAAAACACATGCCAGCTAAAAGTACCTTTTaattgtttaatatatttttctgcttatatTTAGCacttttaatacagaaatatgtATTCCTCGATCTCTGGCTGGTCACTGGGATCACATATTTCAAAGTGTACTGGGGATATTTTCATGTCATGTGAGAACTTGAAAAGATTTCTGCGGTACCGTTATATCTTTTTCTCAGGTAACTGAATTGCCACAGTATGTTTTATCAGGGTAGTCCAGTTATGTGTTCATCTGGTCAAGCTTCTCTCTTCTCGTTTCTTGAAAAGGAATGTATTCGTGAGAGAAACTTAAGGCTGTCTCGTTCTTCCAGCTCAGTTTCTGTGGTTGCTTAGGTGAAATCTTTGAGTTCATGTTCTTTCTGACAAACTGATGAAAATGTAGTAGAGGTTAGGCTTTTGTTTACAACCTCTTGATATCAGAAGGAAGAATATGATGCTTATGgatgtctttttatttgttctattttaaCTCAGCTCTTGGTATGACAATATAAACCTTAGACTGGAGACAACTGTACACTAAGGTTGACTTTTCACTGTGCTTATGTTGGTACATTTAGGGTAAAAGTTCAGGCACAAATTGCAGTTCACTTTTCCATACGAGAAagttgtgacttttttttaaatgaataaaaagtaaCTATACTACCAGCTAGAGTAATTAGCATACATCTTTCTCATGTCTCTGTGTGTAACTATATGTATGTTACGTGAGTGGAGTTAAGTAGAGGGAACTTCAGAAGATCGCCTGATCATCTCTGAAGGGATCACTTGAGCTTTCAGAGTGAATGATCCCTGCAGTCCTGCCAGCTTGGTTTAGTTTTCTGCGTGGAAACAGCCTCCACTGGAGTGAGCAGGGCAAGACTTGGTGCTCCAGAGTACACGAGCACCCCTCAGCAGTCCCGTGGAGCAGAGGAGTTTCCTGAAGGATTTCAGGAACAAGCATCCTTGCagggaaaagagggagggaTAATTTTATCAACTAGTATGTAAGTGTCCAGTTCTGTAGACTTCATGCTGGAAAAACTTGTACAGATTTTAGTGATAGTGTTGCCTTCGTATGGAGTACAGGGTCAGCCTCGAGTATGTTGGTGTGTCAGTAGCCTTATCACCCTAGATGACAGCAATGGGTTTCTGGAGAACCTGTTTTGCCATAATATAGTGCTGACTCTAAGCATCCTTTTAGTTGCATCGCCAGTGATATGCTattaattgctgtttttaagGCGTGTTTAGATCAGTGGGGAAAAGGGTTGTAAAATATGAGAAGCTTTCTGCATGAGTGTCTCAGTGGCTTCTTGCTGGGGTTGTGATGTTTGTGATTTATTCATGTCAAACTGACACACACAACTGAATTCCACATCAAGTTCTCCTCATTCGTGCCATTTTATTACTAGCCTTCCAGcccagaaaatggaaaatgtgtgAAGCCCTTCTTTGTTCtaaatcaaaatgcaaagaatcCATAAATGTCGACTGCTTGCTTGTTtcatgtgtttattttgaagtgaattCAATGCATATAGGAAATGAGGTTTGAAATCCTCACTATTTCTGAGGATTTTGGCAATCTCTGGGAATGGCTCTTAGCCTGAATTAGTTGGACCTGCTCATGGAGGGCAGATTGAGCAAGGATTAGCCAGTCCCTAGCCCCCCTCCAAAATCACCACTCAGTATGAATGCAAATGAAGGTACCACTACTTGCTGCTTGGGTTTGATTCTGTGTGGTTCTGAAAATCCTGATGTATCAAAATGCtaaataattgctttatttgaaatgcGTATTTGAATAGTCTAGTGCTGTTTCCAGATAAATCAAGAGCCAGGTTACTGTAGTTGGGATCAGAGTAAAAGTTGGAGACCACCattaagaagaaatgaaaaagctggttttgttgttgaCGCCAGACTAATACCGAGACTTCAGCTCCTCAGTCTGACAGAGAATAAATTTAACTATGTGAACATTGtcaggggaagggagcagggagaaagcaaaatgttgaAAGCCTCTCATCTGAGAACACATCTCTGCCAGCCAGCATCTAAATAAGGGCTGTGGTGTGCACAAAGTGGGAGCAAATCTGTGTTCCCCAAAACTTTGAAGCTAGAAACTTAAAACCATATAGGAATC
Protein-coding sequences here:
- the CDCP1 gene encoding CUB domain-containing protein 1; its protein translation is MAGGRALAALLAALLAASAQLPRREASFTIPLRVVDNITVTIKLRPGVLSDCRISVKNIRRPELKIRPGENVTFTFTCSTPEKYFIMEIQKNIDCVSGPCPFGDVHLYPPGLPRLNRTFIWDVKASTKAGLELKFATPWLRQIQPGELCPDLVSYNINSCIDTATVNIGTFCRNGSVSRVKLLGGVVMSLYLPWNSALTTSGFSIANRSSIKRLCIIESILNRESSVTLMSPNYPLGFPEDELMTWQFVVPSNLRASVFFHNYSLSNCERKEERVEYYLPGSVSNPEVFKLSDSQPANIAGSFNLSLQGCDQDAQNPGILRLLFQVVIQHPQIDENVTHLVDLSKERNMTVTIHFEGWPSRVPLMSEPICLICKDPRTCDRVLTLVSGAIYKISFLCKDLSHLRITAEKGISCVDLRWCQKKIHALSVPKAITQLPVLLHKFIWKLIAPEVINVEITSPSLKLQQHLPEQRCNTSYSYSIVSATPEMDLNVGIFCPGGAIEKIQLRNNITISLKTFGKGFFNDSNHQDLKMSFVPHIKDECTFTVSPDPKAKIYLQSPNSPYGLPPYVSISWYVIVPSKQVAHLGFSKDRMGIACETGRAYVNIKEQTPGAEETVRREDELLPEPRNMHHNFWVNVSNCKPVDKMQLTLQFWVTLAEKQIDLAVILAVLAGAGVLAAIGLTVCCVKKKKKKSQNPMVGVYNANVNTQMPGKQRLFKKDRKNNDSHVYAVIDDAMVYGHLLKESNGSVAPEVDVYRPFDGPMGSLPPSPPPFSFRKDIKRSPSTEEPPPLAETDHDSYTFAHQKSGELEDNGDNTNEKNNGDTSTPFLEDKEQEGLEE